A region of the Bombus pyrosoma isolate SC7728 linkage group LG15, ASM1482585v1, whole genome shotgun sequence genome:
GATTCTATTATGTATTCCACTGTTAACcaaatcaattttaaaaatttggatGTTATTCCTCATTAGAACACTTTTTTATGACATATATTGTGGAATCAGTCAAAATGTATCTAATACTTAAGAAGTCTTACCCATCTGttacatttcatttgcattatagcaattttttttttcttagtaCTGATACCAAGGCTGTCGTCGCACCCAGCGTAATTTCATACCAGATGCGGTACGTATCTTTATACTGGCACATTCTGCAGCACGAACAGTTTCTTTTACGCTTTGCATAAGATTTTGAGCGTTTCCAACTAACATGTCTGTTGCTTCCTGATCTTCTTCTGTACCTACAGTTTAGACATgaattagatattaaataaacttaaaacattgaaaatcgaaagaaaaataaaaatcagttTCTAACATGTTCCATTACCAGGCAAAAGAAAGTAGCAAAAggtaaaatagaataaaacatttacaccaaaatatttaattaaaaaagagatagtATTTGTGCTAATTTGGTTTAAGTTTGTTTcacaacatttttaaaaggaatgtattaaaaaataaaagtattcaCTTCTACTACatattaaaatctataaaatatatactacattacttaattaatgtacatacaatactgaaatacaataatgaaataatttatgagCAACTttaatgtaatgaaaattcagtTCTTAACACATATGTGATGCGTGCTATAAAAAGTTTTGTTTGCAATTGTAATAAGGAATGTGtgagaatataataattgaataatattatacataatgtatttatcatttatgttGGAAAATACATgcaaatatatgaataatagaTGCTAATATTAGCATATAAAAATAGTGTATGTAAGTGTTCACACACACATGtaatacaaaagaaacaagaaaagtgtaaaaacaaaagaatatcaTGCTAAAAGGATGAAGTATGTAAAACGTATATAACAATATTGATAAGATCAATGATACGAATAGAAAATAGGAACTTTAgactaatttaaattaatattaacagtTTACAACCATGAACTGTATTACATGTATATGAagtatgtatatcttttagACTACAATgttgctttttaaatatacacaaCGTTAATATCCAcgtaataacttttttaactatattttctatgctaacttatatttatttcatcaacTTACTGCAGCCAATCAATTCGTCTACATCGTGGTGAGTAGGGGCATATCAAACGcgtcaataattaaattgaaaattagaaaattaaaaaattaaattatacattttataatgtGTTGGGTAAGTACATTCCTTTTGTACGTTCTTTTaacgtttctaaattttatataataaattctttcataGTATATTCTGGGGAAGACTAAAATATGCATGCATTGTAATGCAAATGCAAAACtgtgaaatattcaaacagttaaataaaagaaattctaaagaGAATGATAAAAACATCAAGCATAATTTATCAACATTTTTACCATAAAGCATCAACTCTTCCCAGGTGGGGAGCGTCTCTATGTATGAAAAATGTCATTAATAGCTGTTTTCATTAAgcgattctttaaaatatagaacTCCCCCAAATTCTATGaccttttattaatattctattctcAGATAATtagaatatgttttattatatatagaaaattaaacaatttgtaTACTGTACCTTGTGCACCTAGCATTGTAGCTTTCACtgtagataatatttttaattgtgtaCCTATAGTAGGTATTCGTTCACAAACTTGAAGGagattctataaaataaatttacgaaaaatattaattttagctGTAGAACATAATATAAATCGTAATAGATAAATCATATACATACAGTACGAATACGTTTGTCGGTACATTCTCTAGCTAATTCCTTAGCTAAACGAGTTACTTCCTGAGAAGCTTCTGCAATGGCCTTAGCACATGCGATCAGATCCCGTTTATTACCACCTTCTCCTCTAACTAAACCTGATAATCGACCCATTAAAATAGCCATCTTCTTCGCAGCAGCAATAATTTCATTGTCTTTGCTTGACCATTGTCGTACTTCTTGGTGCAAGCCATGAGCAGCcatctgaaattttattaaaatgatacgTCGATCTTGCATTTTTgagaacaaagaaataaaacataaattgaATATACCATTATAGGCTGATTAGGCTGCGGTGCGTGCATAAACATTTCATCCTCATCATCCGTTTCCGGTGGTGGAGGTCGTGGAGGCGGAATATCTCCACCAGGCAGAGGTGGACGCGGTGGGACGACTTCTGTGtaagttataataatttatgtaagaATGATAAGTTTTCCCAAATAATAAGTTCTTTGACAATACAACCATTGTACacttaatatacataaaaacgatgcacattttataattaccaTCATTATTACCATAATCATAGTAGTAGCCTACTATTCCATGTAGCATTAAAGATATAAACacacattaatttaaaattatatattaatgtcATATGATCATAGTAAAACATGCACCAATAAACAAGACATTTATGCAAtgcattaaaagaaaaattaacacTCATATTAACTATTTAAAACAATGAATGCAATTGTTAGTatagagaaatgaaaagtaaGTTTGTTAACTGAAGAAATATcatgtaaattgtaaaaaacaataaactatttgatacaataatttttttagatatttaatagtatacatatatttataaaattcaacgaaaataAGTTCAATGCGCTATTATTTTTTCAgcaaatgaaacttttttttctatttttacttaGAATTACgtatgttttatttctttaaacctCATTGTTAAAAAGATGCTATACAAAATAacatatattcaattttattatacacatGCTTTGCTCCCATGGGTAAACAGAATTTTGAGCACTAGACACTTGCAATTTCAGTCCTgaaaaatactaattttaaattacctcCATCGTGAACTGATTTTTCTAACTCGTTGTCAGAAGCCAGTTCTTGATATAGGAGATCAGGGTTATCtcctgataaaaaaaaagtaattacttcTATGTCTTGACTTTAAAGAACAAATGCTTTGGAAATTCATatatctattttcattttgaagcaaggtatttaaaaatattatataagaagaaaaaagaattaaaaaatatattcttgtttgatttcttttcaaataatgGTAAATACCTTCACGTGCCCACTTTGGTAATGGACTGATAGAGCGATGTTGAGGTTTATTTGTGTTTAAATTGGAGCTGACGACACATAAATTGCTTGGCGATGGTTGATTTCTTAAAGGTTCACCAACtagcatttaaataaatgtttaaaaatattctcattttttttttaaattataaaataaaatgttatactGGGATATTCTATTTCTCTTAAACAGATACCATGtgtcttattaaatattaatattaagttgTGAAATGAATGTAGTATTACACATGATATTCTCGATTTATTAATACTGTTCAGTTGTACGTATCTAATGAAGTCATAAAAGtggtatttaattaatataataataataatttaatatatatgtaataatataattaacataataaatataatagtataataaataatataaagataattaatcATGCATAAATTATCTTTATGCAGGTGTATAGTACCTTTGTCTATGAAGTAATTATATTGACGGCTTGGCAATTGTTTTTCTGGAAGAAATATGTTAAGAACTTTTGTGTTACGAAAAAACAAATGTTTGAACTTTGCTTAaggaaatatgttataacaagcgaattttatttatctcgttgaataattaaatataactgTTGGAGAATTATAAGTGGATAGAAAAATGAGATAAATGACTTaagataaatgttttaaatactAACTTAAAGCATGAGTAAATACTATGAAGATAAAACTAtaagaaaacataaatttgttaaGCGACTAAATTGAGTACCTATTTCCAAAGTCCcatttttacaaaacattaaagaatatatacaaaaaaattttatacacttACCATCATTAAGATGTAATTGCGATATCTCTGGTGGAGGTATTAGATCTGGTTGAATTATGATAGCTTTACGGACTTGTCCAACATTAGACAAAAGCTACAAtagataacaataaataagttaattacaacaataattaaaacttgATTCATGTTTTATACTACTCACTGCGCGGTTACTTTCTCTCCAACGGGAAACTGCATTACTATCGTTAATATTAATCGCAACTAACTTTGCATCTTGGACCATTGGAGCAACACCTAAAtagaagtattttttattaagtttagatagtatttaaatatatttaaaagaatttaattaaataatttatgtgatattattatgtatcatTTACTATTTTGGAGAATATCTGTAGCTTGATTCACTCTTTGAATGAATGCAGGATCCTCGCTATTATCACTTTCTTGTTTTGCCACAAGTATTACTCTGTTAGCCAATCTAGCAATGGCAGCTGTATTGTCAACCATTTTTTGTGGATGACTTTTTGCTATAGCTTCCTCACATAGGAACGAATGCTTTTGCATTTGTTCTTCAGAAGTTCTAATGAAATCTCCACTATCAGTTGCTTCATCGCATAATGCACGTGCTCTCTGCATTGTTTCTGCATATTGCTGtcgcaaattttcaaaatgttcatCCGCAGCTTTGCTATCCGGGTAAGTCATTCGAATTCGTCCAGCATTAATTAATTGTGGTGTTAAAGATTCAACTTGCGAAGCACTTGCAGTTAACGCTTCCGCCAATTTCTTGTTACCCCCACTACctaagatttaaataaattctattatatgaGTAAAACAATGATAGAactacaataataatatatccaCATACCACCAGCAGCCACCATTTTGGCTGTTTTTGCTGCCCTGTTGGAAAATGTTTGAAGAGCATGCGTTTTATCATTGAAGTTTTGATCGCGGCCTAAAGTGCCTTCCGGAGCTAATACAGCGTCCGTGAATTGTTTTAAAGGCGTCGTTATATCGATGAAATCTTCGActactctcgacacaacggcCTGTTGTATTCTATTTTTCAGTTCATACAGCTTATGCGACAATTGACGAGCGATTTCTTGGGCACGAGGTGTGTTCCCTTGACCATGAGCGCATAAATCTCCAAGTTGATGAGAGAGATTGTCAACTTCATCGCAAAGTTGTAGAATTTCTGCTTTATGTATTCCTGGTAGACCTTCGGCAACCTAGTGTTTAGAACATAAATCAACTAATAAACATGAAAAAGGTTAGAAGTTCGTggcatatataaatatcgtgataccaacagactaatgaaattaagtttttattattagcatTTAGAAGGAATACTCAAATTGCACACGTAACTTACGCTTGCTACGTGTTGCTGATTCTTCCCATTTGCggcatttaaattattaaaattaaatgataaacttCTAGATTCATATAGTTATAACGTGCCCATACATTCGAtagcaaaaagaaagaaaaaaaagtagaatgtaatattttatttatgtacctTTTTTCCTTCATGTATAATTAAAGCTATAGCTCTCTGACCAAGTCCTTTATCATCATGTTGTGGATTAAGAAGCCATTTATTCGCTTGTTCTAGACGACCTGCAACTGTGTGAGCAGTTTGTGTGGTACCAGATTTATCAGCAGCTTCTATAGCAGAGGCAATAGCATTGCGAAGttcgtttgttttttcttttataccaCGCGCTAAAGCTTCCGCTTGTGGTGTAGTTCCTTTGAGAATAAGAATATCATAAGGAATCAGTACAAAAAATTCACAAAACACATTTTATACTCAGATATAAGTATGTTTATATAAACCTTTTTCATTCTGCCTTAATTCACAAAGTGCATTGGTCATAGTAACAATTTGTGAAGTTAATTTTTGCAATGGTTCTGCCTGTGAAGGTGGGAGATATCTTTCTGCCAATCGTTGTGCTTGTTCAACTATTTGACGAAGACTCTTTTCTCCTACTCCACCGCGCAAAGCAAGTCCATCATCTAACCAATCATAAGCAGCTCTTATCCTAGATTCTATAGCACTTTGTGCTTTCTTTAATAccttaaaaagagaaataaaaatatcaaaatatgttcaaattttatataccacACTGAAGTTTTTAATAGTTGATACACACTGTTAACTGATCAGCATCCCATTCTTCTTCATCATATGTAGTAAGTTGCAATACcctaataatttcatttaattcatcTGACATTCTGCCAGCTAAATAGTTACGATTTTCAGCTGCTTCTTCTGCTCCTTTACTTCCTTGAGAAATaatgtgaataaatattttcatagagCAGATGAGAATTGGTGCAAGTGTTTTTAcctattacatattataatttataatacttgtTACTAACATCAATACagtttatatcatatattaacATCTATTATCTCTGTACTTACTTGCTCTAAGCACCGTACCAGAATTTCTCTATGTACTTGATGAGTTAGTTCTTTTTCACGAGCACTCACTTCTTTCGATACTTTGCTGAGACAAGGacttaaatttttaagaaaatgaacTAAATCTTCCATTGTTTCAATAACTTCTGTTACTGCCAAATAATCTAATACTCTTTTGCATTCCCTAATAATTTTACGTACTTCACTTTCATCAAAGCACAGAAGTAAGGAACTAGTTCCTTGAAGGATCCCACGTGAACCTTCTATTAGCTTTTTCCTAATAAAcagattacatttttatttcaatatattttgtaaatatttttaaatttgtaagatTATGTAACAGCAGTTCTATAACATGAATTTTGTCTTAGTTTCAATACCTAGCTGGTCCAGAATATGGATCTTGTTTTAACATAGCTGATGCCTCTTCCAATAGACGTGAAGCTCCTTCAACTCGTTGTAAAGCAGCAGGCATATCTTGTTTAAGCAAAGCATCATCAGAagaattaattgtttcttttcctacctatgtatcaataaaaaatttaaagaaaaatgatgaaattatcttactaaagtaaatttaatttcaaagacTAACTTACCTTAACAAGATTTGCCACTGCCATACTAACTGCTTGCACAGGCCTTCCCAAATCAGGCATTGCATTTCCATCTTCAGCTTCTTCATGTAAGATGACAAGTCTCGAAACCTACAATATACAAACATCAAGAACACAAAATTTTTAGGAAatagttttgaaaaatttatctaagttaataatgtaacttttataatttttttatgtttacttCATATATTTAGGAGATAAACAAACATTTGTCATATAAACacgtattaaaaatgtatttaatctATATCTGAacaacatataaataaaacttaattctaaatgaaatttctaaataattgtaaatatttgttatatatttaaatatatcatataattttaacataaaacaattaaatattaaaaattgacaaTATGCAATAattctaaagaaaaatatatttattctaaataatttttgagtACATTAGTATAATTGAAAGTATAATCTATATCATATAATCTATATCTATAATCGATTAGTATAATCTATATTGTATAATCTATATCTATAagtatatctatatctataatcgattagtataatttataaatataactatatacatGTTTATCTTACATTAACATTGGAATTATCTAAATTAGCATATTTAGAAAGACAATCAATTTAGAGGACATTAGTAATTTCATATGTATAATGTGTAGGATGGTTTAATGATTGGTAGACTGGAACATGTCCTTTTTTAGAGATACAGAATGATCTTAGTT
Encoded here:
- the LOC122575974 gene encoding vinculin isoform X2, whose product is MPVFHTKTIESILEPVAQQVSRLVILHEEAEDGNAMPDLGRPVQAVSMAVANLVKVGKETINSSDDALLKQDMPAALQRVEGASRLLEEASAMLKQDPYSGPARKKLIEGSRGILQGTSSLLLCFDESEVRKIIRECKRVLDYLAVTEVIETMEDLVHFLKNLSPCLSKVSKEVSAREKELTHQVHREILVRCLEQVKTLAPILICSMKIFIHIISQGSKGAEEAAENRNYLAGRMSDELNEIIRVLQLTTYDEEEWDADQLTVLKKAQSAIESRIRAAYDWLDDGLALRGGVGEKSLRQIVEQAQRLAERYLPPSQAEPLQKLTSQIVTMTNALCELRQNEKGTTPQAEALARGIKEKTNELRNAIASAIEAADKSGTTQTAHTVAGRLEQANKWLLNPQHDDKGLGQRAIALIIHEGKKVAEGLPGIHKAEILQLCDEVDNLSHQLGDLCAHGQGNTPRAQEIARQLSHKLYELKNRIQQAVVSRVVEDFIDITTPLKQFTDAVLAPEGTLGRDQNFNDKTHALQTFSNRAAKTAKMVAAGGSGGNKKLAEALTASASQVESLTPQLINAGRIRMTYPDSKAADEHFENLRQQYAETMQRARALCDEATDSGDFIRTSEEQMQKHSFLCEEAIAKSHPQKMVDNTAAIARLANRVILVAKQESDNSEDPAFIQRVNQATDILQNSVAPMVQDAKLVAININDSNAVSRWRESNRALLSNVGQVRKAIIIQPDLIPPPEISQLHLNDEKQLPSRQYNYFIDKVGEPLRNQPSPSNLCVVSSNLNTNKPQHRSISPLPKWAREGDNPDLLYQELASDNELEKSVHDGVGYYYDYGNNDEVVPPRPPLPGGDIPPPRPPPPETDDEDEMFMHAPQPNQPIMMAAHGLHQEVRQWSSKDNEIIAAAKKMAILMGRLSGLVRGEGGNKRDLIACAKAIAEASQEVTRLAKELARECTDKRIRTNLLQVCERIPTIGTQLKILSTVKATMLGAQETLPTWEELMLYGTEEDQEATDMLVGNAQNLMQSVKETVRAAECASIKIRTASGMKLRWVRRQPWYQY
- the LOC122575974 gene encoding vinculin isoform X9, giving the protein MFSRAAKMPVFHTKTIESILEPVAQQVSRLVILHEEAEDGNAMPDLGRPVQAVSMAVANLVKVGKETINSSDDALLKQDMPAALQRVEGASRLLEEASAMLKQDPYSGPARKKLIEGSRGILQGTSSLLLCFDESEVRKIIRECKRVLDYLAVTEVIETMEDLVHFLKNLSPCLSKVSKEVSAREKELTHQVHREILVRCLEQVKTLAPILICSMKIFIHIISQGSKGAEEAAENRNYLAGRMSDELNEIIRVLQLTTYDEEEWDADQLTVLKKAQSAIESRIRAAYDWLDDGLALRGGVGEKSLRQIVEQAQRLAERYLPPSQAEPLQKLTSQIVTMTNALCELRQNEKGTTPQAEALARGIKEKTNELRNAIASAIEAADKSGTTQTAHTVAGRLEQANKWLLNPQHDDKGLGQRAIALIIHEGKKVAEGLPGIHKAEILQLCDEVDNLSHQLGDLCAHGQGNTPRAQEIARQLSHKLYELKNRIQQAVVSRVVEDFIDITTPLKQFTDAVLAPEGTLGRDQNFNDKTHALQTFSNRAAKTAKMVAAGGSGGNKKLAEALTASASQVESLTPQLINAGRIRMTYPDSKAADEHFENLRQQYAETMQRARALCDEATDSGDFIRTSEEQMQKHSFLCEEAIAKSHPQKMVDNTAAIARLANRVILVAKQESDNSEDPAFIQRVNQATDILQNSVAPMVQDAKLVAININDSNAVSRWRESNRALLSNVGQVRKAIIIQPDLIPPPEISQLHLNDEKQLPSRQYNYFIDKEVVPPRPPLPGGDIPPPRPPPPETDDEDEMFMHAPQPNQPIMMAAHGLHQEVRQWSSKDNEIIAAAKKMAILMGRLSGLVRGEGGNKRDLIACAKAIAEASQEVTRLAKELARECTDKRIRTNLLQVCERIPTIGTQLKILSTVKATMLGAQETLPTWEELMLYGTEEDQEATDMLVGNAQNLMQSVKETVRAAECASIKIRTASGMKLRWVRRQPWYQY
- the LOC122575974 gene encoding vinculin isoform X1; this encodes MFSRAAKMPVFHTKTIESILEPVAQQVSRLVILHEEAEDGNAMPDLGRPVQAVSMAVANLVKVGKETINSSDDALLKQDMPAALQRVEGASRLLEEASAMLKQDPYSGPARKKLIEGSRGILQGTSSLLLCFDESEVRKIIRECKRVLDYLAVTEVIETMEDLVHFLKNLSPCLSKVSKEVSAREKELTHQVHREILVRCLEQVKTLAPILICSMKIFIHIISQGSKGAEEAAENRNYLAGRMSDELNEIIRVLQLTTYDEEEWDADQLTVLKKAQSAIESRIRAAYDWLDDGLALRGGVGEKSLRQIVEQAQRLAERYLPPSQAEPLQKLTSQIVTMTNALCELRQNEKGTTPQAEALARGIKEKTNELRNAIASAIEAADKSGTTQTAHTVAGRLEQANKWLLNPQHDDKGLGQRAIALIIHEGKKVAEGLPGIHKAEILQLCDEVDNLSHQLGDLCAHGQGNTPRAQEIARQLSHKLYELKNRIQQAVVSRVVEDFIDITTPLKQFTDAVLAPEGTLGRDQNFNDKTHALQTFSNRAAKTAKMVAAGGSGGNKKLAEALTASASQVESLTPQLINAGRIRMTYPDSKAADEHFENLRQQYAETMQRARALCDEATDSGDFIRTSEEQMQKHSFLCEEAIAKSHPQKMVDNTAAIARLANRVILVAKQESDNSEDPAFIQRVNQATDILQNSVAPMVQDAKLVAININDSNAVSRWRESNRALLSNVGQVRKAIIIQPDLIPPPEISQLHLNDEKQLPSRQYNYFIDKVGEPLRNQPSPSNLCVVSSNLNTNKPQHRSISPLPKWAREGDNPDLLYQELASDNELEKSVHDGVGYYYDYGNNDEVVPPRPPLPGGDIPPPRPPPPETDDEDEMFMHAPQPNQPIMMAAHGLHQEVRQWSSKDNEIIAAAKKMAILMGRLSGLVRGEGGNKRDLIACAKAIAEASQEVTRLAKELARECTDKRIRTNLLQVCERIPTIGTQLKILSTVKATMLGAQETLPTWEELMLYGTEEDQEATDMLVGNAQNLMQSVKETVRAAECASIKIRTASGMKLRWVRRQPWYQY
- the LOC122575974 gene encoding vinculin isoform X3, whose protein sequence is MFSRAAKMPVFHTKTIESILEPVAQQVSRLVILHEEAEDGNAMPDLGRPVQAVSMAVANLVKVGKETINSSDDALLKQDMPAALQRVEGASRLLEEASAMLKQDPYSGPARKKLIEGSRGILQGTSSLLLCFDESEVRKIIRECKRVLDYLAVTEVIETMEDLVHFLKNLSPCLSKVSKEVSAREKELTHQVHREILVRCLEQVKTLAPILICSMKIFIHIISQGSKGAEEAAENRNYLAGRMSDELNEIIRVLQLTTYDEEEWDADQLTVLKKAQSAIESRIRAAYDWLDDGLALRGGVGEKSLRQIVEQAQRLAERYLPPSQAEPLQKLTSQIVTMTNALCELRQNEKGTTPQAEALARGIKEKTNELRNAIASAIEAADKSGTTQTAHTVAGRLEQANKWLLNPQHDDKGLGQRAIALIIHEGKKVAEGLPGIHKAEILQLCDEVDNLSHQLGDLCAHGQGNTPRAQEIARQLSHKLYELKNRIQQAVVSRVVEDFIDITTPLKQFTDAVLAPEGTLGRDQNFNDKTHALQTFSNRAAKTAKMVAAGGSGGNKKLAEALTASASQVESLTPQLINAGRIRMTYPDSKAADEHFENLRQQYAETMQRARALCDEATDSGDFIRTSEEQMQKHSFLCEEAIAKSHPQKMVDNTAAIARLANRVILVAKQESDNSEDPAFIQRVNQATDILQNSVAPMVQDAKLVAININDSNAVSRWRESNRALLSNVGQVRKAIIIQPDLIPPPEISQLHLNDEKQLPSRQYNYFIDKVGEPLRNQPSPSNLCVVSSNLNTNKPQHRSISPLPKWAREGDNPDLLYQELASDNELEKSVHDGEVVPPRPPLPGGDIPPPRPPPPETDDEDEMFMHAPQPNQPIMMAAHGLHQEVRQWSSKDNEIIAAAKKMAILMGRLSGLVRGEGGNKRDLIACAKAIAEASQEVTRLAKELARECTDKRIRTNLLQVCERIPTIGTQLKILSTVKATMLGAQETLPTWEELMLYGTEEDQEATDMLVGNAQNLMQSVKETVRAAECASIKIRTASGMKLRWVRRQPWYQY
- the LOC122575974 gene encoding vinculin isoform X5, with the protein product MFSRAAKMPVFHTKTIESILEPVAQQVSRLVILHEEAEDGNAMPDLGRPVQAVSMAVANLVKVGKETINSSDDALLKQDMPAALQRVEGASRLLEEASAMLKQDPYSGPARKKLIEGSRGILQGTSSLLLCFDESEVRKIIRECKRVLDYLAVTEVIETMEDLVHFLKNLSPCLSKVSKEVSAREKELTHQVHREILVRCLEQVKTLAPILICSMKIFIHIISQGSKGAEEAAENRNYLAGRMSDELNEIIRVLQLTTYDEEEWDADQLTVLKKAQSAIESRIRAAYDWLDDGLALRGGVGEKSLRQIVEQAQRLAERYLPPSQAEPLQKLTSQIVTMTNALCELRQNEKGTTPQAEALARGIKEKTNELRNAIASAIEAADKSGTTQTAHTVAGRLEQANKWLLNPQHDDKGLGQRAIALIIHEGKKVAEGLPGIHKAEILQLCDEVDNLSHQLGDLCAHGQGNTPRAQEIARQLSHKLYELKNRIQQAVVSRVVEDFIDITTPLKQFTDAVLAPEGTLGRDQNFNDKTHALQTFSNRAAKTAKMVAAGGSGGNKKLAEALTASASQVESLTPQLINAGRIRMTYPDSKAADEHFENLRQQYAETMQRARALCDEATDSGDFIRTSEEQMQKHSFLCEEAIAKSHPQKMVDNTAAIARLANRVILVAKQESDNSEDPAFIQRVNQATDILQNSVAPMVQDAKLVAININDSNAVSRWRESNRALLSNVGQVRKAIIIQPDLIPPPEISQLHLNDVGEPLRNQPSPSNLCVVSSNLNTNKPQHRSISPLPKWAREGDNPDLLYQELASDNELEKSVHDGVGYYYDYGNNDEVVPPRPPLPGGDIPPPRPPPPETDDEDEMFMHAPQPNQPIMMAAHGLHQEVRQWSSKDNEIIAAAKKMAILMGRLSGLVRGEGGNKRDLIACAKAIAEASQEVTRLAKELARECTDKRIRTNLLQVCERIPTIGTQLKILSTVKATMLGAQETLPTWEELMLYGTEEDQEATDMLVGNAQNLMQSVKETVRAAECASIKIRTASGMKLRWVRRQPWYQY
- the LOC122575974 gene encoding vinculin isoform X8, which encodes MFSRAAKMPVFHTKTIESILEPVAQQVSRLVILHEEAEDGNAMPDLGRPVQAVSMAVANLVKVGKETINSSDDALLKQDMPAALQRVEGASRLLEEASAMLKQDPYSGPARKKLIEGSRGILQGTSSLLLCFDESEVRKIIRECKRVLDYLAVTEVIETMEDLVHFLKNLSPCLSKVSKEVSAREKELTHQVHREILVRCLEQVKTLAPILICSMKIFIHIISQGSKGAEEAAENRNYLAGRMSDELNEIIRVLQLTTYDEEEWDADQLTVLKKAQSAIESRIRAAYDWLDDGLALRGGVGEKSLRQIVEQAQRLAERYLPPSQAEPLQKLTSQIVTMTNALCELRQNEKGTTPQAEALARGIKEKTNELRNAIASAIEAADKSGTTQTAHTVAGRLEQANKWLLNPQHDDKGLGQRAIALIIHEGKKVAEGLPGIHKAEILQLCDEVDNLSHQLGDLCAHGQGNTPRAQEIARQLSHKLYELKNRIQQAVVSRVVEDFIDITTPLKQFTDAVLAPEGTLGRDQNFNDKTHALQTFSNRAAKTAKMVAAGGSGGNKKLAEALTASASQVESLTPQLINAGRIRMTYPDSKAADEHFENLRQQYAETMQRARALCDEATDSGDFIRTSEEQMQKHSFLCEEAIAKSHPQKMVDNTAAIARLANRVILVAKQESDNSEDPAFIQRVNQATDILQNSVAPMVQDAKLVAININDSNAVSRWRESNRALLSNVGQVRKAIIIQPDLIPPPEISQLHLNDEKQLPSRQYNYFIDKVGYYYDYGNNDEVVPPRPPLPGGDIPPPRPPPPETDDEDEMFMHAPQPNQPIMMAAHGLHQEVRQWSSKDNEIIAAAKKMAILMGRLSGLVRGEGGNKRDLIACAKAIAEASQEVTRLAKELARECTDKRIRTNLLQVCERIPTIGTQLKILSTVKATMLGAQETLPTWEELMLYGTEEDQEATDMLVGNAQNLMQSVKETVRAAECASIKIRTASGMKLRWVRRQPWYQY
- the LOC122575974 gene encoding vinculin isoform X4, with amino-acid sequence MFSRAAKMPVFHTKTIESILEPVAQQVSRLVILHEEAEDGNAMPDLGRPVQAVSMAVANLVKVGKETINSSDDALLKQDMPAALQRVEGASRLLEEASAMLKQDPYSGPARKKLIEGSRGILQGTSSLLLCFDESEVRKIIRECKRVLDYLAVTEVIETMEDLVHFLKNLSPCLSKVSKEVSAREKELTHQVHREILVRCLEQVKTLAPILICSMKIFIHIISQGSKGAEEAAENRNYLAGRMSDELNEIIRVLQLTTYDEEEWDADQLTVLKKAQSAIESRIRAAYDWLDDGLALRGGVGEKSLRQIVEQAQRLAERYLPPSQAEPLQKLTSQIVTMTNALCELRQNEKGTTPQAEALARGIKEKTNELRNAIASAIEAADKSGTTQTAHTVAGRLEQANKWLLNPQHDDKGLGQRAIALIIHEGKKVAEGLPGIHKAEILQLCDEVDNLSHQLGDLCAHGQGNTPRAQEIARQLSHKLYELKNRIQQAVVSRVVEDFIDITTPLKQFTDAVLAPEGTLGRDQNFNDKTHALQTFSNRAAKTAKMVAAGGSGGNKKLAEALTASASQVESLTPQLINAGRIRMTYPDSKAADEHFENLRQQYAETMQRARALCDEATDSGDFIRTSEEQMQKHSFLCEEAIAKSHPQKMVDNTAAIARLANRVILVAKQESDNSEDPAFIQRVNQATDILQNSVAPMVQDAKLVAININDSNAVSRWRESNRALLSNVGQVRKAIIIQPDLIPPPEISQLHLNDEKQLPSRQYNYFIDKVGEPLRNQPSPSNLCVVSSNLNTNKPQHRSISPLPKWAREGDNPDLLYQELASDNELEKSVHDGVGYYYDYGNNDEVVPPRPPLPGGDIPPPRPPPPETDDEDEMFMHAPQPNQPIMMAAHGLHQEVRQWSSKDNEIIAAAKKMAILMGRLSGLVRGEGGNKRDLIACAKAIAEASQEVTRLAKELARECTDKRIRTNLLQVCERIPTIGTQLKILSTVKATMLGAQGTEEDQEATDMLVGNAQNLMQSVKETVRAAECASIKIRTASGMKLRWVRRQPWYQY